One candidate division KSB1 bacterium DNA window includes the following coding sequences:
- the rimI gene encoding ribosomal protein S18-alanine N-acetyltransferase produces MTIADLEEVHKLECQIYPDPWTFSHFCHEVMENKVSYTLVMELETKVIGFAVTWFIQDELHLANIAIDPQYRNLGLASLFMNVIFEEGLKRKLIRAFLEVREKNLAAINLYKKFGFEEIGVRRKYYRNGENAIVMQRYLPHTHDSNFEVASF; encoded by the coding sequence ATGACTATAGCAGACCTTGAAGAAGTACATAAGCTTGAATGTCAGATTTATCCTGATCCCTGGACTTTTTCACATTTTTGTCACGAAGTTATGGAAAACAAAGTGAGCTATACTTTAGTAATGGAATTAGAGACAAAGGTAATAGGTTTTGCGGTAACATGGTTTATCCAGGATGAATTACATCTAGCAAATATTGCGATTGATCCTCAATATCGCAATTTAGGACTAGCCAGTTTGTTTATGAATGTTATTTTTGAGGAAGGATTGAAGCGAAAATTAATTAGAGCATTCCTGGAAGTACGAGAAAAAAATTTAGCGGCAATTAATTTATATAAAAAATTTGGTTTTGAAGAAATTGGTGTAAGAAGAAAATACTATCGAAACGGTGAAAATGCGATTGTTATGCAAAGATATTTACCACACACTCATGATTCAAATTTTGAAGTTGCATCGTTTTGA